The Deltaproteobacteria bacterium genome contains the following window.
GGATGACGACCCGCGCCCCTTCTACCCGGACCTTTGCATGGATGAGTTCCTTGACCGTGCGCATGGCGATGTAGCGGCCCATGGAGTCGTTGATGCGGCGGCCGGCGAGGATGACTTCGGGGAGATAGCCCGCCTGCTGGGCGCAAAAGGTGAGATAATACGGATCCACACCGATGCAGTGGCCGCCTACGAGGCCGGGGGTGAAGGGGAGGAAGTTCCATTTGGTGCTGGCGGCCCGGATCACCGCGCGGGTATCTATCCCAAGGCGGTTGAAGATGATGGCGAGTTCGTTCATCAGGGCGATGTTGAGGTCCCGCTGGGTATTTTCGATGACCTTGGCGGCCTCGGCTACCCGAATGCTCTCCGCCCTGTAAACACCCGCCTCGACCACAAGTTCGTATAGCCGGGCTATCCGCTCGCACGTGGCCTCGTCCTGGCCGGAGACGACCTTCACGATCTTGGCGAGCGTGTGTTCCTTGTCGCCGGGGTTGATCCTCTCAGGGGAATAGCCCACGGTGAAATCCTTTCCGCAGACGAGTCCGGAGGCCCGTTCAATGACGGGTACGCATATGTCTTCCGTAACCCCTGGGTACACGGTGGATTCATATATTATCGTGGCCCCGGGCTTCATGTTTCTCCCCACGATCTCGGATGCCGAGATCATGTGGCCGAGGTCCGGGAGCTTGCATGCGTTGATGGGTGTGGGGACCGCAACGATGATGAAATCGGCCTCCTTGAGCCGGGAGGGATCGGTGGTACAGGTCAGATGCACCGCACGCTCGAAGTCTTCTTGCGAGACCTCGCCCGTTGGGTCCATCTTTTTTTCGTAATGGGCGACCTTTTCCTTTGAGACGTCAAATCCGATGGTCTTGATCATCCTGCCGAAGGAAACGGCGAGGTGAAGCCCCACATACCCAAGACCTACTACCGCGACCGTCATGTCCTCTGTCTTCATGTGTCCCTCCT
Protein-coding sequences here:
- a CDS encoding nucleotide sugar dehydrogenase, whose amino-acid sequence is MTVAVVGLGYVGLHLAVSFGRMIKTIGFDVSKEKVAHYEKKMDPTGEVSQEDFERAVHLTCTTDPSRLKEADFIIVAVPTPINACKLPDLGHMISASEIVGRNMKPGATIIYESTVYPGVTEDICVPVIERASGLVCGKDFTVGYSPERINPGDKEHTLAKIVKVVSGQDEATCERIARLYELVVEAGVYRAESIRVAEAAKVIENTQRDLNIALMNELAIIFNRLGIDTRAVIRAASTKWNFLPFTPGLVGGHCIGVDPYYLTFCAQQAGYLPEVILAGRRINDSMGRYIAMRTVKELIHAKVRVEGARVVILGLTFKENCPDIRNTRVIDIVTELREYGITPLVHDPLADPRDAHHEYGIQLVKGLPVNADAVILAVAHAHYREKGPDLVKEILAPDRGVVVDVKGIFDREDFAGSSIRYWRL